In the genome of Nonlabens sp. MB-3u-79, one region contains:
- a CDS encoding metal-dependent transcriptional regulator: MHSISEENYIKAIYHLQEGQALVSTNDIAGRMKTKASSVTDMLKKLADKNLAEYIPYKGARLTESGVQCANQIIRKHRLWEVFLVEKLNFSWDEVHEIAEQLEHIQSPKLTNELDKFLNYPKHDPHGDPIPDSKGNYEKYTQVALGDLEIGQQGVLTGVVNTSRDFLRYLDKHEINLGAQIQLLEIEEFDGSCRVKSDGRELYISKQTVESLFVKIK, translated from the coding sequence ATGCATTCTATTTCTGAAGAGAATTATATCAAAGCTATTTACCACCTTCAAGAAGGTCAAGCCCTCGTTTCTACAAATGATATTGCTGGACGTATGAAGACCAAAGCATCGTCAGTTACAGATATGCTTAAAAAGCTTGCTGATAAAAATCTAGCAGAATATATTCCTTATAAAGGAGCAAGGCTTACAGAAAGTGGCGTCCAATGTGCAAATCAGATCATAAGAAAACACCGGCTATGGGAAGTTTTTCTTGTTGAAAAGCTAAATTTTTCATGGGATGAGGTTCATGAAATCGCTGAGCAATTAGAGCACATTCAGTCTCCTAAATTAACTAATGAGCTGGATAAGTTTTTGAATTATCCTAAACATGACCCACATGGAGATCCCATTCCAGATTCTAAAGGTAATTATGAGAAATATACTCAAGTAGCTTTAGGGGATTTAGAAATAGGGCAGCAAGGTGTTTTAACTGGGGTTGTAAATACCTCAAGAGACTTTTTACGATACTTAGATAAACACGAGATCAATCTAGGTGCTCAAATTCAATTATTAGAAATAGAAGAATTTGATGGTTCTTGCCGCGTTAAGTCAGATGGTCGAGAATTATATATATCAAAGCAAACAGTAGAAAGCTTATTTGTCAAAATTAAATGA
- the nadD gene encoding nicotinate (nicotinamide) nucleotide adenylyltransferase, translating into MAKKNNIGLYFGTFNPVHIGHLAIANYLVESGDLDEIWMVITPHNPFKKKKTLLDDYQRLHMVHLATDNYDKIKASNIEFDLPQPNYTVNTLAHLSEKYPEKEFTLIMGADNLKSLHKWKNYEAILEDYSIIVYPRVSTGEVPKEFENHPKIKTIPAPIMEISSSMIRKGIAEGKDLRYFMHHQVQEYVEEMHFYK; encoded by the coding sequence ATGGCTAAGAAAAATAACATAGGTTTATATTTTGGCACTTTTAACCCGGTGCACATAGGTCATCTTGCGATTGCAAATTATTTAGTGGAAAGCGGTGATCTAGACGAAATATGGATGGTCATTACACCTCATAATCCTTTTAAGAAGAAAAAGACATTGCTGGACGATTACCAAAGACTTCATATGGTGCATCTAGCTACTGATAATTATGATAAAATTAAAGCTAGTAATATTGAATTCGATCTTCCACAGCCTAATTATACCGTAAATACCTTGGCGCACCTTTCTGAAAAATATCCTGAAAAGGAATTTACACTTATTATGGGAGCAGATAATCTAAAAAGTCTTCATAAATGGAAAAATTACGAAGCAATTTTAGAAGATTATAGCATTATCGTCTATCCAAGGGTTTCCACTGGTGAGGTTCCTAAAGAATTTGAAAATCACCCCAAGATAAAAACCATTCCGGCTCCTATCATGGAAATATCCTCTAGCATGATACGCAAAGGCATTGCAGAAGGGAAAGATCTTCGTTATTTTATGCACCATCAAGTGCAGGAATATGTGGAAGAAATGCATTTCTATAAATAG
- the gmk gene encoding guanylate kinase, which translates to MEVLPKLIVFSAPSGAGKTTLVRHLLTKEELNLAFSISAASREAREGEVEGKDYYFLGTKEFKNRIRANDFLEFEEVYQDQFYGTLKDEVERLWAQGKNVIFDIDVVGGLRLKEKFPNRTLSIFVKPPSINELQIRLKKRKTETAEKIAMRVAKASTEMATAPQFDVIIKNDDLSEAKALAYQTVLEFINKKVSDG; encoded by the coding sequence ATGGAAGTATTGCCTAAACTGATTGTTTTTAGTGCGCCTTCAGGAGCAGGGAAAACCACTTTAGTAAGACACTTATTAACTAAAGAAGAACTCAACCTAGCCTTTTCCATAAGTGCGGCTTCAAGAGAAGCACGCGAAGGTGAAGTGGAAGGAAAAGATTATTATTTCTTAGGAACCAAGGAATTCAAGAACCGTATTAGAGCAAATGATTTTTTAGAATTTGAAGAAGTGTATCAGGATCAATTTTATGGAACTTTAAAAGATGAAGTGGAACGACTTTGGGCACAAGGTAAAAACGTCATCTTTGACATAGACGTAGTAGGTGGGCTGCGTTTGAAAGAAAAGTTTCCCAATCGTACACTGTCTATTTTTGTGAAGCCCCCATCTATAAATGAGCTTCAAATACGATTAAAAAAGCGCAAGACAGAAACCGCAGAAAAAATTGCGATGCGTGTTGCAAAAGCCAGTACAGAAATGGCAACAGCGCCCCAGTTTGACGTCATTATAAAAAATGACGACTTATCTGAAGCAAAAGCTTTGGCATATCAGACGGTTCTGGAATTTATAAATAAGAAAGTCAGTGATGGCTAA
- a CDS encoding YicC family protein — protein MITSMTGYGKAVHQLSDKKITVEIRTLNSKNLDLNIRLSSLYRQQELPLRQVVAKSLLRGKVDFSVHIEQTGVTANSKLNLELVEDYMKQMAQLEGVLFENSGHKLKLLEMATRFPDVFSQESNEAPKEDVSAIQKTAEMAIIAVQEYRDEEGNVLELEFNKRITNIKELLEQVIEEDKDRLAGVRTRLEKAVSDLKEKVDQNRFEQELIYYLEKYDITEEKVRLENHLNYFVETMANPESQGKKLAFISQEIGREVNTIGSKANNASMQQMVVQMKDELEKIKEQLLNVL, from the coding sequence ATGATTACTTCTATGACGGGTTACGGTAAAGCCGTCCATCAATTATCAGATAAAAAAATAACGGTTGAGATAAGAACACTCAACAGTAAAAATCTAGATCTTAATATAAGACTTTCTTCCCTATACAGGCAGCAAGAGTTGCCTTTAAGACAAGTTGTTGCAAAGTCTTTATTGCGCGGTAAAGTAGATTTTTCTGTTCATATAGAACAAACAGGCGTCACAGCAAATTCTAAGTTGAATCTTGAATTGGTAGAGGACTATATGAAACAAATGGCGCAATTAGAGGGTGTGCTATTTGAAAATTCAGGTCATAAATTGAAGTTGTTAGAAATGGCTACTCGATTCCCAGATGTCTTTTCACAAGAAAGTAATGAGGCTCCAAAAGAGGATGTCTCAGCTATTCAAAAAACGGCAGAGATGGCAATAATTGCTGTTCAGGAATATAGAGATGAGGAAGGCAATGTCTTAGAGTTAGAATTCAATAAACGCATTACAAATATTAAAGAACTTCTAGAACAGGTTATCGAAGAGGATAAGGATAGGCTTGCAGGGGTGAGAACTCGCCTAGAAAAAGCCGTGTCTGATTTAAAGGAAAAAGTAGATCAAAATAGATTTGAACAAGAGCTCATCTATTATCTAGAAAAATACGATATCACTGAAGAAAAAGTACGATTAGAAAACCATTTGAATTATTTTGTGGAGACTATGGCTAACCCTGAGTCTCAAGGTAAAAAACTCGCATTTATATCTCAAGAAATAGGTCGTGAGGTAAATACCATAGGAAGCAAAGCAAATAACGCTAGCATGCAACAAATGGTAGTACAGATGAAAGACGAATTAGAGAAAATTAAAGAACAACTACTTAACGTATTGTAA
- a CDS encoding Crp/Fnr family transcriptional regulator — protein MELPSFLYDLTGEGDKPSLEYANEIFSMLEVMKVRKKQVLLHIGDVADSIYIVKSGILKGSIMDENGKMHTVRFVADGSVMTSMYSFIDQKPSDLQIECVETGEILCFKHQDFEYMSKLYSGLSPAFQKLMLKRYHNMLDEKSRMISHDATTRYAKFIERYDRIVDRLPLKEIASFLGIRQQSLSRLRGKMDDITR, from the coding sequence ATGGAATTACCATCGTTTTTATATGATTTAACAGGAGAGGGAGATAAACCATCACTAGAGTATGCTAATGAAATTTTTAGTATGCTTGAGGTTATGAAAGTGCGTAAAAAACAGGTTTTGTTGCATATAGGTGATGTGGCTGATAGTATTTACATTGTTAAATCAGGAATACTTAAAGGTAGTATTATGGATGAAAATGGTAAAATGCATACGGTAAGATTTGTTGCAGATGGTAGTGTGATGACTTCTATGTATAGCTTTATAGATCAAAAACCTTCAGACTTACAAATAGAATGTGTGGAAACAGGTGAAATATTATGTTTTAAACATCAAGATTTTGAATACATGAGTAAATTGTATTCAGGACTTTCTCCTGCATTTCAAAAACTAATGTTGAAGCGTTATCACAATATGCTCGACGAGAAATCTCGTATGATAAGTCACGATGCTACAACTCGTTATGCTAAATTTATCGAACGTTATGACCGTATTGTAGATCGACTGCCGCTTAAAGAAATAGCTTCTTTTTTAGGGATCAGACAACAATCTCTAAGTAGGTTGCGCGGTAAAATGGATGATATAACACGTTGA